In a single window of the Raphanus sativus cultivar WK10039 chromosome 9, ASM80110v3, whole genome shotgun sequence genome:
- the LOC108827320 gene encoding scarecrow-like protein 11, producing MDAILQVSVDGFRFENGSGSGSCCKPRNNLETQNQSSPPTDSPSPPSICQDNAPVLKYINDMLMDEEDFVEDNLALQAAERSLHELLHQPSSSSSESDDHSTTTTTTTLTDSGESHRKYRHRNDDGDDDVENGRRNKQPAIFVSEMEELAAKLEHVLLICKSNQEDNSSSSTTTTTTNRAKGGSSSNKSKTLKQPKAVVDLRSLLTQCAQAVASFDHRRATEKLKEIRSNSSSSGDGIQRLAFYFAEALEARITGIISPPLCTAFPSSTTSMVDILKAYKLFVHVCPIYVADYFAANKSIYELALNSTKLHIIDFGVLYGFQWPCLLLALSKRPGGPPMLRVTGIELPQSGFRPSDRVEETGRRLKRFCDMFNVPFEFNFIAKKWESITLDEITINPGETTVVNCIHRLQYTPDETVSLDSPRDTVLKLFRDINPDLFVFAEINGTYNSPFFMTRFKEALFHFSSLFDMFDTTIQAEDEYKNRALLERELLVRDAMSVISSEGAERFARPETYKQWRVRILRAGFKPASVSREILKGAKEIVRKRYHKDFLIDSDGHWMLQGWKGRVIYAFSCWKPAEKSTRDDHIIIV from the coding sequence atgGACGCTATCCTCCAAGTTTCTGTTGATGGCTTCAGATTCGAAAACGGATCTGGATCCGGATCTTGCTGCAAACCAAGAAACAATCTCGAGACTCAGAACCAGTCTTCACCACCGACAGATTCTCCATCTCCACCGTCGATATGTCAGGACAACGCTCCTGTTCTCAAGTACATCAATGACATGTTGATGGACGAAGAAGACTTCGTTGAGGACAATTTAGCCTTGCAAGCTGCTGAGAGATCCCTCCACGAGTTACTCCAccaaccatcatcatcatcttccgaGTCTGATGATCACagcacaacaacaacaacaacgacttTAACAGATTCAGGAGAATCTCATAGAAAGTACCGCCATCGAAACGACGACGGAGATGATGATGTCGAGAACGGTAGGAGAAACAAACAACCTGCAATCTTCGTCTCTGAGATGGAAGAGCTAGCAGCAAAGCTCGAGCACGTGTTGTTGATATGCAAATCGAACCAAGAAgacaactcttcttcttcaacaacaacaacaacaacaaacagaGCGAAAGGCGGCTCCTCATCAAACAAATCCAAGACTCTTAAACAACCCAAAGCCGTTGTAGATCTCCGTAGCCTCTTGACTCAATGCGCACAAGCCGTAGCGAGCTTTGACCACAGAAGAGCCACGGAGAAACTCAAGGAGATaagatcaaactcttcaagcaGCGGAGACGGGATCCAAAGACTAGCTTTCTACTTCGCAGAGGCTCTCGAAGCACGCATCACAGGCATCATCTCACCCCCGCTCTGCACTGCCTTCCCTTCGAGCACGACCTCCATGGTCGACATCCTCAAGGCTTACAAGCTCTTCGTCCACGTCTGTCCCATCTACGTAGCCGACTACTTCGCTGCAAACAAATCAATCTACGAGCTCGCCTTGAACTCAACTAAGCTACACATCATCGACTTTGGTGTCCTCTACGGCTTTCAATGGCCTTGTCTGTTACTAGCCTTGTCTAAACGTCCCGGAGGACCACCGATGCTACGTGTCACTGGAATCGAGCTGCCTCAGTCTGGTTTCCGACCTTCGGACAGAGTTGAAGAGACTGGTCGGAGATTAAAAAGGTTCTGCGACATGTTCAACGTCCCGTTTGAGTTCAACTTCATAGCCAAGAAATGGGAAAGCATCACTCTCGACGAGATAACCATCAATCCAGGAGAGACAACAGTCGTTAACTGCATCCACCGGTTACAGTACACTCCCGACGAGACGGTCTCGCTAGACTCACCGAGAGACACGGTTCTGAAGCTCTTCAGAGATATCAACCCTGACCTCTTCGTCTTCGCTGAGATCAACGGAACCTACAACTCTCCTTTCTTCATGACGAGGTTCAAAGAAGCGCTCTTCCATTTCTCCTCCCTCTTCGACATGTTCGACACCACGATACAGGCCGAGGACGAGTACAAGAACAGGGCGCTGCTGGAGAGAGAGCTGCTGGTGAGAGACGCCATGAGCGTGATATCCAGCGAAGGAGCTGAGCGGTTCGCGAGGCCTGAGACGTACAAGCAGTGGAGGGTTAGGATACTGAGAGCAGGGTTTAAGCCGGCGTCGGTAAGCAGAGAGATCTTGAAAGGTGCTAAAGAGATTGTGAGGAAACGTTACCATAAAGACTTCTTGATAGATAGTGATGGTCACTGGATGCTTCAGGGGTGGAAAGGAAGAGTTATCTATGCTTTTTCTTGCTGGAAACCTGCAGAGAAGTCAACGAGAGATGATCATATAATCATCGTTTGA
- the LOC108827324 gene encoding uncharacterized protein LOC108827324 — translation MAKREISSTLRNLKFMQRSALKEEDKKKKIDEPNANLTPSPSCVKKKCVVITDWDPQPGTLLGRLSFHSFNPSIQKLNEEAISGQKTDASPTCSSSNGGRMSFSESKVETSAETNGDLKRKQSEEQNHPTKSPRSNDKPSPSNKQGYGFKKPKSRKRRPGAF, via the exons ATGGCGAAGAGAGAGATCAGTAGCACTCTTAGAAATCTTAAG TTTATGCAAAGGTCTGCCTTAAAAGAGgaggacaagaagaagaagattgatgAGCCTAATGCGAATTTGACTCCTTCCCCCAGTTGTGTTAAAAAGAAGTG TGTGGTCATAACAGACTGGGATCCTCAGCCAGGAACATTGTTAGGACGCTTGTCATTTCACTCTTTCAACCCCTCTATCCAG AAACTGAATGAAGAGGCCATAAGCGGTCAAAAAACAGATGCTTCTCCCACATGCTCTAGCAGTAATGGAGGGAGGATGTCCTTTAG TGAATCCAAGGTTGAGACCAGCGCCGAAACAAATGGTGACTTGAAAAGGAAACAGTCTGAGGAACAAAACCATCCAACCAAGTCCCCACGGAGCAATGACAAACCATCACCAAGCAACAAACAAGGCTATGGTTTCAAGAAACCCAAGAGCAGGAAAAGGCGGCCTGGAGCGTTTTGA